The following proteins are encoded in a genomic region of Streptomyces sp. NBC_01723:
- a CDS encoding ABC transporter substrate-binding protein: MERIHQGRTMDRSRPTRRHVLRTGGLLLGALGAPALLTACGTTAAADRAGNVLRVSQPGDPKTLDPQKQGDMVSMNVLINMFDTLTTRGRDNRLHPRLALSWKATDARTWRFTLRPGVTFHNGEACDARAVAFSIERLLDPATKSPIVELRFVKGVTVVDRLTVDFHTTVHDPILPAKLSLFGGVVVPPRHLAEVGDAEFADHPVGTGPFTYVSWQRDHELRMRAYADHWNGRPAVDGLVFSPAPNASSSLAALQSGGVDLVAGLTPDAAQQLEGYGGVSLDGHTGIRTAYLSLNTLERSPLQDRRVRQALNHAIDVPLLIKAVLGGKATETPALVPRGAFGFDPTVKPFERSVETARALLADAGHPRGFATTITASNVDANVAEALSGLLAKAGVDARVNLLDPGTYSARLTSDNRGALGPVYLAASTVWTMDGASIVQSNVRSDRRQSRWHSEEADRLIDLEELSEDPAERERAFSDLQRLMREEAPFVFLYQIDNIFARNDRPRWTPGSAGVLAMESAEVSR; the protein is encoded by the coding sequence ATGGAACGAATTCATCAGGGGCGCACGATGGACCGCAGCCGTCCCACCCGACGTCACGTCCTGCGGACCGGCGGTCTGCTCCTGGGAGCCCTCGGCGCCCCGGCGCTCCTGACCGCGTGCGGCACGACGGCCGCCGCGGACCGGGCCGGCAACGTCCTGCGGGTCTCCCAGCCCGGGGACCCCAAGACGCTGGACCCGCAGAAGCAGGGCGACATGGTGTCGATGAACGTCCTGATCAACATGTTCGACACGCTCACCACCCGGGGCCGGGACAACCGGCTGCACCCCAGGCTCGCCCTCTCCTGGAAGGCCACCGACGCGCGCACCTGGCGCTTCACCCTCCGACCCGGCGTGACCTTCCACAACGGTGAGGCGTGCGACGCGCGGGCCGTCGCTTTCAGCATCGAGCGGCTGCTCGACCCCGCCACCAAGTCCCCGATCGTCGAACTGCGCTTCGTCAAGGGCGTCACCGTGGTCGACCGCCTCACCGTGGACTTCCACACCACCGTGCACGACCCGATCCTGCCCGCGAAGCTCTCCCTCTTCGGCGGCGTGGTCGTACCGCCCCGCCACCTGGCCGAGGTGGGCGACGCCGAGTTCGCCGACCACCCCGTCGGCACCGGCCCCTTCACCTACGTCAGCTGGCAGCGCGACCACGAACTGCGCATGCGCGCCTACGCAGACCACTGGAACGGACGGCCCGCCGTCGACGGCCTTGTCTTCAGCCCCGCGCCGAACGCCTCCTCCTCCCTGGCCGCCCTGCAGAGCGGGGGCGTCGACCTCGTCGCCGGACTCACCCCGGACGCCGCCCAGCAGTTGGAGGGCTACGGCGGCGTCTCGCTGGACGGCCACACCGGGATCCGCACCGCCTACCTGTCCCTGAACACCCTGGAGCGAAGCCCGCTCCAGGACCGCCGGGTCCGCCAAGCCCTCAACCACGCGATCGACGTACCCCTGCTGATCAAGGCGGTACTCGGCGGCAAGGCGACCGAGACACCCGCCCTCGTCCCGCGCGGCGCCTTCGGCTTCGACCCCACCGTCAAGCCGTTCGAGCGGTCCGTCGAGACCGCGCGCGCCCTCCTCGCCGACGCCGGGCACCCGCGCGGCTTCGCCACGACGATCACCGCCTCCAACGTCGACGCCAACGTCGCCGAGGCCCTGTCCGGACTGCTGGCCAAGGCGGGGGTGGACGCACGCGTGAACCTCCTCGACCCCGGCACCTACTCGGCCCGGCTCACCTCCGACAACCGGGGAGCGCTCGGCCCGGTCTACCTCGCGGCGAGCACCGTCTGGACGATGGACGGCGCGAGCATCGTCCAGTCCAACGTGCGCAGCGACCGACGCCAGAGCCGCTGGCACTCCGAGGAGGCCGACCGCCTCATCGACCTCGAGGAACTCTCCGAGGACCCCGCCGAACGCGAACGGGCCTTCTCCGACCTGCAACGGCTGATGCGGGAGGAGGCGCCCTTCGTCTTCCTCTACCAGATCGACAACATCTTCGCCCGCAACGACCGCCCCCGCTGGACACCCGGCTCCGCGGGCGTCCTCGCCATGGAGAGCGCGGAGGTGTCCCGATGA
- a CDS encoding serine hydrolase domain-containing protein produces the protein MSALADLLAEGRERRVFSGAAWSVGDPEGPLDRGWTGTRSWDGPPLDGDDLWDLASVTKPVAGLAVMALVERGVLGLDATVGTYLPDYRGGDKADLTVRQLLAHTSGIPGQVPLYRDRPTRASLLEAVRLLPLTAEPGTRVQYSSQGFIVLGLIAEAATGRPLDALVEELVCAPAGMRDTVFRPDAGRRARAVATEDCPWRGRTVVGEVHDENAVVLGGVGAHAGLFSTLADMERLGTALADGGRGLLRPDTFAVMTAGHTDHLALRRALAWQGRDPVGSPAGDVFGPASYGHTGFTGTSLWVDPDTGRYAVLLTNRVHPTRAGDGIVALRRAFHDAAAGLPRDGARPAPPCGMAG, from the coding sequence GTGAGCGCCCTGGCCGACCTGCTCGCCGAGGGACGGGAACGGCGGGTGTTCTCGGGGGCCGCCTGGTCCGTCGGAGACCCGGAGGGCCCGCTGGACCGCGGCTGGACCGGCACCCGGTCCTGGGACGGACCGCCGCTGGACGGCGACGATCTGTGGGACCTCGCCTCGGTGACGAAACCGGTCGCGGGGCTCGCGGTGATGGCCCTGGTCGAGCGCGGCGTGCTGGGGCTCGACGCGACGGTGGGCACGTATCTGCCCGACTACCGAGGGGGCGACAAGGCCGACTTGACGGTACGTCAACTTCTCGCGCACACCTCGGGGATCCCTGGTCAGGTGCCGCTCTACCGCGACCGTCCCACCCGTGCGTCCCTGCTGGAGGCGGTACGGCTGCTGCCGCTGACCGCGGAGCCCGGCACCCGCGTCCAGTACTCCTCGCAGGGCTTCATCGTCCTGGGTCTGATCGCCGAGGCGGCGACGGGACGACCGCTGGACGCGCTGGTGGAGGAGCTGGTGTGCGCGCCGGCCGGGATGCGGGACACCGTGTTCCGGCCGGACGCCGGGCGCCGGGCGCGGGCGGTCGCCACCGAGGACTGCCCCTGGCGCGGGCGCACGGTCGTGGGCGAGGTCCACGACGAGAACGCGGTGGTGCTCGGCGGCGTCGGCGCCCACGCGGGCCTGTTCTCCACCCTGGCGGACATGGAACGCCTCGGCACCGCACTCGCCGACGGCGGCCGGGGGCTCCTGCGCCCCGACACCTTCGCCGTCATGACGGCGGGCCACACCGACCACTTGGCACTGCGGCGCGCTCTCGCCTGGCAGGGCCGCGATCCCGTCGGCTCCCCCGCCGGAGACGTGTTCGGCCCCGCCTCGTACGGCCACACGGGCTTCACCGGCACCAGTCTCTGGGTCGACCCGGACACGGGGCGCTATGCCGTGCTGCTCACCAACCGGGTGCACCCCACCAGGGCCGGGGACGGGATCGTCGCCCTGCGCCGGGCGTTCCACGACGCGGCCGCCGGACTGCCCCGCGATGGCGCGAGGCCGGCCCCACCGTGTGGAATGGCCGGATGA
- a CDS encoding IclR family transcriptional regulator: MVKAVNTRSVDQELVKGPVDKAMEVLDALVQPGGPHRLGEIARRTGLTKPTVHRHLRTMAEYGFAEAAENGSYRPGPRLLGLAAAALNDSRVLELTRPALADLRRRTGHVAFYAVRHATDAVYLERSEPAREYRMSTAPGQRSPLYACGVGLAMLSALPPEEADAVLDVRDLEARTPSTPTEPAAVRAVLARAALCGYAVDDEYDEPDVRSVAAPVLDAEGGVVGAIGILGLTFTMDPDSVEVFGPMVRAAARTVSAGLGARTPVLGVVDDASRGERS, encoded by the coding sequence ATGGTGAAAGCGGTCAACACCCGGTCGGTCGATCAGGAACTCGTGAAGGGCCCCGTCGACAAGGCGATGGAGGTCCTCGACGCGCTCGTGCAGCCCGGCGGTCCCCACCGGTTGGGCGAGATCGCGCGCCGCACGGGACTGACCAAGCCCACCGTCCACCGGCACCTGCGGACGATGGCGGAGTACGGCTTCGCGGAGGCGGCGGAGAACGGCAGCTACCGCCCGGGCCCGCGCCTGCTGGGTCTGGCCGCGGCGGCCCTGAACGACAGCCGCGTCCTCGAACTCACCCGGCCCGCCCTCGCCGACCTGCGGCGGCGCACCGGACACGTGGCGTTCTACGCGGTGCGGCACGCGACCGACGCGGTGTACCTGGAGCGGTCCGAGCCGGCCCGGGAGTACCGGATGAGCACGGCGCCCGGCCAGCGCTCCCCGCTGTACGCGTGCGGCGTGGGGCTCGCCATGCTCTCGGCCCTGCCTCCTGAGGAGGCCGACGCCGTACTGGACGTACGCGACCTGGAGGCCCGCACACCCAGCACACCCACCGAGCCCGCCGCCGTCCGGGCGGTGCTGGCGCGCGCGGCGCTGTGCGGGTACGCCGTGGACGACGAGTACGACGAGCCGGACGTGCGCTCGGTGGCGGCCCCCGTCCTCGACGCGGAGGGCGGGGTCGTGGGCGCGATCGGTATCCTGGGCCTGACCTTCACCATGGACCCCGACAGCGTGGAGGTGTTCGGGCCGATGGTGCGGGCCGCGGCACGCACGGTGTCGGCCGGGCTCGGCGCGCGCACGCCGGTCCTCGGCGTGGTGGACGACGCCTCGCGGGGTGAGCGGTCGTGA